Proteins encoded together in one uncultured Desulfosarcina sp. window:
- a CDS encoding slipin family protein, which produces MIPYIGAVVLVVLFLSAALRILNEYERAVIFRLGRVIQAKGPGLIILIPVVDKMVRVSMRLVAMDVDPQDVITLDNVSVKVNAVIYFRVIDPTKAIVEVENYTYAISQLAQTTLRSVCGQAELDELLSAREKINAQLQEILDTHTDPWGIKVATVELKHIDLPNEMQRAMAKQAEAERERRAKVINAEGEYQAADRLAAAAKIIDAHPTAIQLRYLQTMREMSAENNTTTVFPLPLDLFKPFIRLAQKIKPEDE; this is translated from the coding sequence ATGATACCTTACATCGGTGCCGTCGTCCTGGTTGTTTTATTTCTGTCTGCCGCCCTGCGGATTCTCAACGAATACGAGCGGGCGGTCATTTTTCGTCTGGGCCGGGTCATCCAGGCCAAGGGGCCGGGCCTGATCATTCTCATCCCCGTCGTCGATAAAATGGTGCGGGTCAGCATGCGGCTGGTGGCCATGGATGTGGATCCCCAGGACGTGATCACCCTGGACAATGTTTCCGTAAAGGTCAATGCGGTGATTTATTTCCGGGTCATCGACCCCACCAAAGCCATCGTGGAGGTGGAGAACTACACCTACGCCATTTCCCAGCTGGCTCAGACCACGCTGCGCAGCGTCTGCGGCCAGGCGGAGCTGGATGAACTGCTGTCCGCCAGGGAGAAGATCAACGCCCAGCTCCAGGAGATCCTGGATACGCATACGGACCCCTGGGGGATCAAGGTCGCCACGGTGGAACTCAAACATATCGACCTGCCCAACGAGATGCAGCGGGCCATGGCCAAGCAGGCCGAGGCCGAGCGGGAGCGGCGGGCCAAGGTGATCAATGCCGAAGGCGAATACCAGGCCGCCGACCGGCTGGCAGCGGCGGCCAAGATCATCGACGCCCACCCGACGGCCATCCAGCTGCGATACCTGCAGACCATGCGGGAGATGTCCGCCGAGAACAATACGACCACGGTCTTCCCGCTGCCCCTGGACCTGTTCAAGCCGTTCATCCGACTGGCCCAAAAAATCAAGCCGGAAGACGAATAA
- the leuS gene encoding leucine--tRNA ligase, which produces MDSRYNPQSIETKWQKRWQDDKLFNVAETPGQKKYYLLEMFPYPSGKIHMGHVRNYTIGDVVARYKRMRGFNVLHPMGWDAFGMPAENAAIANNTHPAKWTYDNIDAMRAQLKRLGFSYDWERELATCRPEYYRWEQWLFLKMVEKGMAYRKESFVNWCEPCQTVLANEQVEAGMCWRCGKPVRQKKLWQWFFRITDFAEDLLVHCDKLPGWPEKVTTMQRNWIGKSVGAEIRFAVADSPEVISVFTTRPDTIFGATFMCLAPEHPLVSELSAGTEQEAAVAAFVERISLQERSSKAIENYEKEGVFTGSYCINPMNGRKMPIYTANFALMEYGTGAVMSVPAHDQRDFDFARKYDLPVVVVVSPPDEPLDGDTMECPYTADGTMVNSGSFNGMANRKAIEAIVDFMAQNDIGRKTVSFRLRDWGISRQRYWGAPIPMIHCPDCGIVPVPEADLPIMLPEDADLLEGGRSPLPGLAEFARTRCPQCGREDARRETDTMDTFVESSWYFERYCSPRCDTAMFDKQAVDYWMPVDQYIGGVEHAILHLLYSRYFTRVLESMGLVAFKEPFTRLLTQGMVCKETTACPQHGFLFPEEVVENGDAGRSCRHCGQPVTVGRVEKMSKSKKNVIDPNVLLDQYGADTTRLFCLFAAPPERDLEWSEQGVEGSYRFLQRVWRLAESWLPLIGDAASSPGEMSPAQPETKELYRKTHATIKRVTQDIEERFHFNTVISAVMELVNAMQAIEEGKMQDADKPVMRFALETAVLLLSPIVPHFCEELWENLGRRESVLLHPWPTFNDAATVKDEVEIVVQVNGKLRSRFSAALDADDVTLKKTALADERVAKFIDGKTIRKTIVVKNKLVNIVV; this is translated from the coding sequence ATGGATTCACGCTACAATCCACAATCGATTGAAACCAAGTGGCAGAAACGCTGGCAGGATGACAAGCTGTTCAATGTTGCCGAAACCCCCGGCCAGAAAAAATACTACCTGCTGGAAATGTTTCCCTATCCCTCCGGCAAAATCCATATGGGACACGTGAGAAATTACACCATCGGCGATGTGGTGGCCCGCTACAAACGCATGCGCGGTTTCAACGTCCTGCATCCCATGGGCTGGGACGCCTTCGGCATGCCGGCGGAAAATGCCGCCATCGCCAACAACACCCATCCGGCCAAATGGACCTACGACAATATCGATGCCATGCGTGCCCAACTCAAACGCTTGGGTTTTTCCTACGACTGGGAACGTGAACTGGCCACCTGCCGCCCCGAGTACTACCGCTGGGAGCAGTGGCTGTTTCTCAAGATGGTCGAAAAGGGGATGGCCTACCGCAAAGAGTCCTTCGTCAACTGGTGCGAGCCCTGCCAGACGGTGCTGGCCAACGAGCAGGTAGAGGCGGGCATGTGCTGGCGCTGCGGCAAGCCCGTTCGCCAGAAAAAGTTGTGGCAATGGTTCTTCAGGATTACCGACTTTGCCGAAGACCTGCTGGTACATTGCGACAAACTGCCCGGATGGCCCGAAAAGGTGACCACCATGCAGCGCAACTGGATCGGCAAAAGCGTCGGCGCCGAAATCCGGTTTGCCGTGGCGGACAGCCCGGAGGTCATCAGCGTTTTCACCACCCGGCCGGACACGATCTTTGGCGCCACCTTCATGTGCCTGGCGCCGGAGCATCCCCTGGTTTCCGAACTGTCCGCGGGAACGGAGCAGGAGGCGGCCGTGGCGGCCTTCGTCGAGCGTATCTCCCTGCAGGAGCGCTCCAGCAAGGCCATCGAGAATTATGAAAAGGAGGGTGTTTTCACCGGATCGTACTGCATCAACCCCATGAACGGGCGTAAGATGCCGATCTATACCGCCAACTTCGCTCTCATGGAATACGGCACCGGCGCTGTCATGTCGGTACCGGCCCACGATCAGCGCGATTTCGATTTCGCCCGCAAATACGATCTGCCCGTGGTGGTCGTCGTCAGCCCGCCCGACGAACCCCTTGACGGCGATACCATGGAATGCCCCTATACTGCTGACGGCACCATGGTCAATTCCGGATCGTTCAATGGCATGGCCAACCGGAAGGCCATCGAGGCCATCGTCGATTTCATGGCGCAAAACGATATCGGCAGGAAGACCGTCAGCTTCCGGCTGCGGGATTGGGGCATTTCCCGGCAGCGCTACTGGGGAGCGCCAATTCCCATGATTCATTGTCCCGATTGCGGAATCGTGCCGGTGCCCGAAGCCGATCTGCCCATCATGCTGCCCGAAGATGCCGACCTGCTGGAAGGGGGACGGTCGCCGCTGCCCGGCCTGGCCGAATTCGCCCGGACCCGCTGCCCCCAATGCGGCCGCGAGGACGCCCGCCGGGAAACCGATACCATGGACACCTTCGTGGAGTCCTCCTGGTACTTCGAACGCTACTGCAGCCCCCGCTGCGATACGGCCATGTTCGACAAGCAGGCCGTCGACTACTGGATGCCGGTGGACCAGTATATCGGCGGGGTGGAGCACGCCATCTTGCATCTGCTTTATTCGCGCTATTTCACCCGGGTGCTGGAATCCATGGGGCTGGTTGCCTTCAAGGAGCCCTTCACGCGCCTTTTGACCCAGGGCATGGTGTGCAAGGAGACCACCGCCTGTCCGCAGCATGGTTTTCTCTTCCCCGAAGAGGTGGTCGAAAACGGTGACGCCGGGCGCAGTTGCCGGCACTGCGGCCAGCCGGTGACCGTGGGGCGGGTGGAGAAGATGTCCAAGTCCAAGAAAAACGTCATCGACCCCAATGTGCTGCTCGACCAGTACGGGGCCGACACCACCCGTCTGTTCTGCCTGTTTGCCGCTCCCCCGGAAAGGGATCTGGAATGGAGCGAACAGGGGGTGGAAGGCAGCTACCGGTTTTTGCAGCGGGTGTGGCGTCTGGCCGAAAGCTGGCTCCCTCTTATCGGGGACGCGGCATCGAGCCCGGGCGAGATGTCTCCGGCACAGCCCGAAACCAAAGAACTCTATCGCAAAACCCACGCAACCATCAAACGGGTCACCCAGGACATCGAAGAGCGCTTTCACTTCAATACGGTCATCAGTGCGGTCATGGAACTGGTCAATGCCATGCAGGCTATAGAAGAAGGCAAAATGCAGGATGCGGACAAGCCGGTCATGCGCTTTGCATTGGAGACCGCCGTTCTGCTGCTTTCTCCCATCGTTCCCCATTTTTGCGAAGAGCTGTGGGAAAATCTGGGACGCCGGGAAAGCGTCCTGCTCCATCCGTGGCCGACCTTTAACGATGCCGCCACGGTGAAGGACGAAGTGGAGATCGTGGTCCAGGTCAATGGCAAGCTGCGCAGTCGGTTCTCTGCGGCCCTGGATGCGGATGACGTCACCCTGAAGAAAACCGCCTTGGCCGATGAACGGGTTGCGAAGTTCATCGACGGAAAAACGATTCGCAAGACCATTGTGGTTAAAAACAAGTTGGTGAATATTGTTGTATGA
- the lptE gene encoding LPS assembly lipoprotein LptE, which translates to MKRRILFIFAIAVFVACFSACGYHFSGSGSYPAGVKLIFVTLLENKTAETGVESTFTNDLIYEFTRNRKESLARERSSADGILSGTIARLSVANITRTSVSTATERRVTGIVTLRLESPEGQLLWNSGNIVESEAYAVVAGDKMATDRNKSEAIATLSQKMAESAFNRLTEDF; encoded by the coding sequence ATGAAGCGCCGGATTCTATTCATATTCGCAATCGCCGTATTCGTCGCCTGTTTTTCAGCTTGCGGCTACCATTTCTCCGGCAGCGGCAGCTATCCGGCCGGGGTCAAGCTCATTTTTGTCACTCTTCTGGAAAACAAGACGGCCGAGACCGGGGTGGAGAGCACCTTTACCAACGACCTGATCTACGAATTCACACGCAATCGCAAGGAGAGCCTGGCCCGTGAACGGTCATCGGCCGACGGCATCTTGTCGGGGACCATTGCCCGGTTGTCCGTGGCCAACATCACCCGCACCAGCGTATCGACTGCCACGGAGCGGCGGGTCACCGGTATAGTAACCCTGCGGTTGGAATCGCCCGAGGGGCAACTGCTCTGGAATTCGGGAAATATTGTGGAAAGCGAGGCCTATGCGGTGGTAGCCGGGGACAAAATGGCCACGGATCGCAACAAATCCGAGGCCATCGCCACGCTTTCGCAGAAAATGGCCGAATCGGCCTTCAACCGCCTGACGGAAGATTTTTGA
- the rpsT gene encoding 30S ribosomal protein S20 — MANHKSALKRAGQNERRRMRNKAVQTRVKNVVKDVRLAVAQNEGDAAEKLNAAKSAIDKAAKKGALHKKTASRKISRLARQVNAQQA, encoded by the coding sequence GTGGCTAACCATAAATCAGCACTGAAACGTGCCGGGCAGAACGAGCGCCGGCGGATGCGGAACAAAGCGGTTCAGACCCGGGTCAAAAACGTTGTCAAGGATGTACGCCTCGCCGTCGCCCAGAATGAGGGCGATGCTGCCGAAAAGCTGAACGCGGCCAAGTCCGCTATCGACAAGGCGGCTAAAAAAGGTGCGCTCCACAAAAAGACCGCTTCCCGTAAAATTTCTCGTCTCGCCCGCCAGGTCAACGCTCAACAGGCCTGA
- a CDS encoding uracil-DNA glycosylase — MTDTPSVDRIIRDIRHSLVHLKESGCTGFDCSSRSLEILDGLGWPAPEPAWKQDETLADIQADLGDCTRCGLRTSRQHIVFGEGAISARLVFVGEGPGFDEDRCGRPFVGAAGQLLTRIIAAMQLTREAVYICNVVKCHPPGNRNPEPEEIRHCLPFLKRQLAVIQPRVICALGKVAAQTLLDTQAPISRLRGRFHDFMGIAVMPTFHPAYLLRNPEKKREVWEDVQQIMKRLA, encoded by the coding sequence ATGACCGATACCCCTTCCGTTGATCGGATCATCCGGGACATCCGCCATTCCCTCGTTCATCTCAAGGAGAGCGGCTGCACCGGATTCGACTGCTCTTCCCGCAGCCTGGAGATTCTCGACGGCCTGGGATGGCCGGCGCCAGAGCCAGCCTGGAAACAAGACGAGACGCTGGCGGACATCCAAGCCGACCTTGGCGATTGCACCCGCTGCGGCCTGAGAACTTCGCGCCAGCACATTGTTTTCGGTGAAGGTGCGATAAGCGCACGGCTGGTTTTCGTCGGGGAAGGGCCGGGGTTCGATGAGGATCGATGCGGCCGGCCTTTCGTGGGCGCCGCCGGGCAGTTGCTGACCCGGATCATCGCCGCCATGCAGTTGACCCGCGAAGCCGTTTATATCTGCAATGTCGTCAAATGCCATCCCCCCGGCAACCGCAACCCGGAACCCGAAGAGATCCGGCACTGCCTGCCTTTTCTCAAACGGCAGCTGGCAGTCATCCAGCCGCGCGTGATCTGCGCGTTGGGCAAGGTGGCCGCCCAGACCCTGCTGGATACCCAGGCGCCCATTTCCCGGCTGCGGGGCCGGTTTCACGATTTCATGGGCATCGCGGTGATGCCGACCTTCCATCCCGCCTACCTGCTGAGAAATCCGGAAAAGAAGCGGGAGGTGTGGGAGGACGTGCAGCAGATCATGAAACGCCTGGCATAG
- the coaBC gene encoding bifunctional phosphopantothenoylcysteine decarboxylase/phosphopantothenate--cysteine ligase CoaBC, which produces MNRSVLDKKNIVLGVCGGIAAYKSVEILRRMVKLGARVRVIMTRSAARFVGPMTFEVLSGNQVCVDLFDEKDDAAIRHIAWAEDAHGVVIAPATANMVAKLAHGIADDALSTFMLAVTCPVMICPSMNSNMFEHPAHRRNLDQIQADGHHVLAPGEGELACGVTGPGRLPEPEEIVDRLVALLTRKDLAGKQVLVTAGPTREAIDPVRFISNPSSGKMGYAIARAAENRGARVVLVSGPVILAPPLNVERICVSTVDQMAQAVFDHLEQSHVVVKVAAVSDYRPVKTATHKIKKGEDSIQLTLERTTDILKEVGKRKGNQFVVGFAAETRDMETYARKKLKEKRLDMIAANLIGPPDSGFAADTNRMTLFFADGSQEALDVMDKQAVAHLILDRIVERLK; this is translated from the coding sequence ATGAATCGATCGGTGCTGGACAAGAAGAATATCGTTCTGGGCGTGTGTGGCGGCATTGCGGCCTACAAGAGCGTGGAAATACTCAGGCGGATGGTGAAGCTGGGTGCCCGGGTGCGGGTGATCATGACCCGAAGCGCCGCCCGGTTCGTCGGCCCCATGACCTTCGAAGTTCTTTCGGGAAATCAGGTCTGCGTGGACCTGTTCGACGAAAAGGACGACGCGGCCATTCGACACATCGCCTGGGCCGAGGACGCCCACGGCGTGGTCATTGCACCGGCCACGGCCAACATGGTCGCCAAACTGGCCCACGGCATTGCCGACGACGCCCTGAGCACCTTCATGCTGGCCGTGACCTGTCCGGTCATGATCTGCCCCTCCATGAACTCCAACATGTTCGAACACCCTGCCCACCGGCGCAATCTCGACCAGATTCAAGCCGATGGACACCACGTTTTGGCGCCCGGGGAAGGGGAGTTGGCCTGCGGCGTCACCGGCCCGGGGCGGCTGCCCGAACCGGAGGAGATCGTCGACCGTCTGGTCGCCCTGCTGACCCGCAAGGACCTTGCCGGCAAACAGGTGCTGGTTACCGCCGGGCCGACCCGCGAAGCCATCGATCCGGTGCGCTTCATCAGCAACCCCTCCTCCGGGAAAATGGGTTACGCCATCGCCCGTGCCGCCGAAAATCGCGGCGCCCGGGTGGTTCTGGTCAGCGGGCCGGTAATCCTGGCGCCGCCCCTGAACGTGGAGCGGATTTGCGTTTCGACCGTGGACCAGATGGCCCAAGCGGTCTTTGACCATCTTGAGCAGTCCCACGTGGTGGTCAAGGTGGCGGCCGTTTCCGACTACCGGCCGGTGAAGACGGCCACCCATAAGATTAAAAAAGGCGAAGACAGCATCCAGCTGACCCTGGAGCGCACCACGGACATTCTAAAAGAGGTTGGCAAGCGCAAAGGCAATCAATTCGTGGTGGGGTTTGCCGCCGAGACCAGGGACATGGAAACGTACGCCCGCAAAAAGCTGAAGGAAAAGCGCCTGGACATGATCGCGGCCAATCTCATCGGACCGCCCGACTCCGGTTTCGCTGCGGACACCAATCGCATGACCCTGTTTTTCGCCGACGGCAGCCAGGAAGCCCTGGACGTCATGGACAAGCAGGCCGTGGCCCATCTGATTCTCGATAGAATCGTCGAACGGTTGAAATGA
- a CDS encoding septum formation initiator family protein, protein MSLDRKWLIAAAAVVLFNLMLVIVFGDNGLVELSRMKDRQRHLAAGNETLARENVSLYRIIGRLKNDPVYIESVARNELGMIGKDDVILLQAADKSAGK, encoded by the coding sequence ATGAGCCTGGATCGGAAATGGTTGATTGCCGCCGCGGCGGTAGTCCTGTTCAACCTGATGCTGGTGATCGTTTTCGGCGACAATGGATTGGTGGAGCTATCCCGGATGAAAGACCGCCAGCGGCATCTGGCCGCCGGGAACGAAACGCTGGCCAGGGAAAACGTCAGCCTCTACCGCATCATCGGTCGACTGAAAAACGATCCGGTTTACATCGAGAGCGTGGCCCGCAACGAGCTGGGCATGATCGGCAAGGACGACGTCATTCTTTTGCAGGCCGCAGACAAAAGTGCCGGAAAATAA
- a CDS encoding nodulation protein NfeD gives MNNRTFILLFLIVVLPGVLLGPLFVNPASAGSAPVYLVHLTGAVSPANADFLESAIHQASTEGAGCLIVMLDTPGGLAESMRRMVMAIYASDIPVVVYVAPSGARAASAGVMVTMAADVAAMAPGTHIGAAHPVNAGGKDLDKTMSEKVVNDMVAFVKSIAEKRGRNIQWAEKAVRESVSITEAEALENKTIDLVARDVDELIDRIDGMEIAGKGRIDIDKANRVFIEESLRTRVLKALSDPNIAYILMMIGLAGLYFELSHPGVVLPGVVGSIALILAFYSFQTLPVNIAGVLLIVLALIFFIMEMKIASYGLLSVAGIISLLLGSVMLFDRGIDGQPGVSWSVLMPTLVLVGGFFVGVAGLVFRSRRRPPMTGDSGLIGKTGVVKTALDPMGRIQVHGELWFARSRTPVAVGQTVRVTAVDGLTLEVEPE, from the coding sequence ATGAACAATCGCACCTTTATTCTCCTTTTTTTGATCGTCGTTTTGCCCGGAGTCCTGCTCGGGCCGCTGTTCGTGAATCCAGCCTCGGCCGGTTCCGCCCCGGTGTACCTGGTCCACCTCACCGGTGCCGTCAGCCCGGCGAATGCCGATTTTCTGGAATCGGCGATCCATCAGGCCAGCACCGAAGGGGCCGGTTGCCTGATCGTGATGCTGGACACGCCGGGCGGTCTGGCCGAATCCATGCGCCGGATGGTCATGGCCATCTACGCCAGCGACATCCCCGTGGTGGTCTATGTGGCGCCTTCGGGGGCGCGGGCCGCCTCGGCCGGGGTGATGGTCACCATGGCCGCCGACGTGGCCGCCATGGCTCCTGGCACCCACATCGGTGCAGCCCACCCGGTCAATGCCGGCGGCAAGGACCTGGATAAGACCATGTCCGAGAAGGTGGTCAACGACATGGTGGCGTTTGTCAAGAGCATCGCCGAAAAACGTGGCCGCAATATCCAATGGGCGGAAAAGGCGGTCCGCGAGAGCGTGTCCATCACCGAAGCCGAAGCCCTGGAAAACAAGACCATCGACCTGGTGGCCCGCGATGTGGACGAACTGATCGACCGGATCGACGGTATGGAGATTGCCGGAAAAGGGCGCATCGATATCGATAAAGCCAACCGGGTCTTTATTGAGGAATCTCTGCGAACCCGGGTCCTCAAAGCGCTCAGCGATCCCAACATCGCCTATATCCTGATGATGATCGGCCTGGCCGGTCTCTATTTCGAACTTTCCCATCCGGGTGTGGTGTTGCCCGGCGTGGTGGGCAGCATTGCGCTGATCCTGGCCTTCTACTCCTTTCAGACCCTGCCGGTGAATATCGCCGGGGTGCTGTTGATCGTTCTGGCCCTGATCTTTTTTATCATGGAGATGAAGATCGCCAGCTACGGACTGCTCAGCGTGGCCGGGATCATCAGCCTGCTGCTCGGTTCGGTGATGCTTTTCGATCGGGGCATCGATGGTCAACCCGGGGTTTCCTGGAGCGTGCTGATGCCCACCCTGGTCCTGGTCGGCGGTTTTTTCGTGGGCGTAGCCGGGCTGGTTTTTCGCTCCCGGCGGCGTCCGCCCATGACCGGGGATTCGGGCCTGATCGGCAAAACCGGCGTGGTGAAGACGGCGCTGGATCCCATGGGTCGGATTCAGGTGCATGGCGAACTCTGGTTCGCCCGCAGCCGGACGCCGGTTGCGGTCGGACAGACGGTGCGTGTTACGGCTGTGGATGGATTGACCCTGGAAGTAGAGCCGGAGTAG
- the murJ gene encoding murein biosynthesis integral membrane protein MurJ, whose translation MNPSRERQPKSENRQVTRAAGVVGAATLLSRIFGYVRDMVLASFFGAGMAADAFIAAFRIPNLLRRLFGEGSLSLAFVPVFTDALINGDREDAHRLAVSSLKLLLVCLSVVAIVGVVAAPLIIHAVAPGFATPPEKMALTVTLTRIMFPYVILIGLVALCMGILNVLGHFAAPAVAPLMLNLAMIGAVFAVSRFSDSQTVRVLGLSGGVLLGGILQLALQLPYLVKHGIRFWNRSGLWHPRMRAVGLLMLPTIFGAAVYQINILVGTLLASLLAEGSVSYLYYADRLVQFPLGIFGQAAATAVLPSLSRQAASHDHAGMGETFGHAMRLVLFLTLPAMVGLIVLREPIVALLFQRGAFDPQTARLTSDALLYYALGLWAFSAVRIVVSTFYAMQDTRTPVISATLAIAANILLGMALMGPMGHCGLALATSLSSMMNLTILVVHLRRKLGVIRWRSILSSCLKTLLASGVMAAAVIMLCRRLLPDASAVGGIRLLLDVGLAIGAGIAAFCAMAVLLKIPEWRKMTDLVKRSLKRS comes from the coding sequence ATGAATCCAAGCCGAGAGCGGCAGCCAAAAAGCGAAAACCGGCAGGTCACCCGCGCGGCCGGCGTGGTGGGGGCGGCCACCCTGCTCAGCCGGATTTTCGGTTACGTGCGCGACATGGTGCTGGCCTCGTTTTTCGGGGCCGGAATGGCCGCCGATGCCTTCATCGCCGCTTTCAGGATTCCCAATCTGCTGCGCCGGCTGTTCGGTGAAGGCTCCCTGAGCCTGGCCTTTGTCCCCGTTTTCACCGATGCCCTGATCAACGGGGATCGCGAAGACGCCCACCGCCTGGCCGTCAGTTCGCTGAAACTGCTGCTGGTCTGCCTGTCGGTAGTCGCCATTGTCGGCGTGGTGGCCGCTCCGCTCATCATCCATGCGGTGGCCCCCGGATTTGCCACGCCTCCCGAGAAGATGGCCCTGACGGTGACCCTGACCCGCATCATGTTCCCCTATGTGATCCTGATCGGGCTTGTGGCCCTGTGCATGGGAATCCTCAATGTGCTGGGCCACTTTGCCGCCCCGGCCGTGGCGCCGCTGATGCTGAACCTGGCCATGATCGGTGCCGTCTTTGCCGTGTCCCGGTTTTCCGACTCCCAGACGGTTCGCGTATTGGGCCTTTCGGGAGGGGTGCTGTTGGGCGGGATTCTTCAGCTGGCCCTGCAGCTGCCCTACCTGGTCAAGCATGGTATCCGGTTCTGGAACCGTTCCGGGTTGTGGCACCCGCGCATGCGAGCCGTCGGCCTGCTGATGCTGCCCACGATTTTCGGGGCGGCGGTGTATCAGATCAACATCCTGGTAGGCACCCTTTTGGCTTCTTTGCTCGCAGAAGGCAGTGTGTCTTATCTCTACTACGCCGACCGGCTGGTTCAATTTCCTCTGGGAATTTTTGGCCAGGCGGCGGCCACAGCGGTTCTGCCCAGCCTGTCGCGCCAGGCTGCCAGCCATGACCATGCCGGTATGGGCGAAACCTTCGGCCACGCCATGCGTCTGGTCCTGTTTCTGACCCTTCCGGCCATGGTCGGGCTGATCGTTCTGCGCGAGCCCATCGTAGCGCTGTTGTTCCAGCGCGGGGCCTTCGATCCTCAGACCGCACGATTGACCTCCGATGCCCTTTTGTACTATGCTTTAGGATTATGGGCTTTCTCTGCGGTGAGAATTGTGGTTTCTACCTTCTACGCCATGCAGGACACGCGTACGCCGGTGATCAGCGCGACGTTGGCCATCGCCGCCAACATCCTTCTGGGCATGGCGCTGATGGGGCCCATGGGACACTGCGGGCTGGCTTTGGCGACCTCGCTGTCTTCCATGATGAATCTGACGATTCTGGTGGTCCACCTGAGAAGAAAGCTGGGCGTAATCCGGTGGCGGTCGATTTTATCCAGCTGCCTGAAAACCCTGCTCGCCTCCGGTGTGATGGCCGCGGCCGTCATCATGCTCTGCCGTCGGCTGCTTCCCGATGCATCGGCGGTCGGCGGTATCCGATTGCTGCTGGATGTGGGGCTGGCCATCGGCGCGGGCATCGCCGCTTTCTGCGCCATGGCCGTGTTATTGAAAATACCGGAGTGGCGGAAGATGACCGACCTGGTAAAAAGGAGTCTTAAACGATCATGA